The bacterium genome includes the window CTGGAGGAGGTATCCGTGATGACCGTGTGTGCTGCGTGCCTGGTCGTGCTCACGGCCGGGAGGCTCGTGTTTGACTACCTAAAATGGAGGGACGGCTGATGCCTTACATAACACCAAAACAACGCAAGGAGCTTGCTGTGGGGGTCATGGCCGCTACGGCCGGCGAACTGAACTACGCCATTACTGTGTTGGTTGATCGGTTTCTCGACATCAAGGGTGGCCTGTCCTACGCCGCCATCAACGAGGTCATCGGCGTGCTGGAGTGCGCAAAGCTGGAACTGTACCGGCGCCTGGCCGCGCCGTACGAGGACGCCAAGTGCAGAGAAAATGGAGACGTATACGATGCGTAGCGCCTTTCTCTACCTGGTGCCGGTCAAGGGCGGCCGGGTTTCGTTTGTTGACCGGGACACCTGGCATAAGGCACAGGGCTGGAGCTGGAGCCTGGCTGGCCACGGATATGCACACCGAAGCCACGGGGTGTATCTCCATCGAGTGGCGGCTGGGGCGCCGGCTGGTTCAGAAGTGGACCACATAAATCATGACATCCTGGACAATCGGCGTGGCAATCTCCGGGTTGGCTCCCGGTCGTTGAACTTTCTAAACAGGGTGCCCACGGCTGGGCGGAATCTACCTCAAGGCGTCAGTCGAAAAGGAAAACGCTTCCGGGCGCGCATTATGCTAAACCGGAACGAGCGCTGGCTGGGTGTGTTTGACACGGTGGCGTTGGCAGCGGCGGCGTATGAGCACGCCAAGCGCCAACTCATCAAGGAGATGACCAATGAAGCATAAACTTCGTTGCTATCTTGCTGGGTCTGTTGCTCACCTGACCTGGGACGAGGCCATGCGGTGGCGCCGGGCGTTTGCTGGGCGGCTGCGGCGGGCGGGGTTCGAGCCCCTGATCCCATGCGAGGCAGAGAAGGTGGCGCGGAACAACGGCCCCATGGTCGCGGCGGACAGCACGGCGCCCGGCTGCTCGAATCAGGAGATCTTTGCTCGCGACCTGAACATGCTTTGGGATGCGGACGTCGTCGTGGCCAACTTGCGCGGCGCCGAGCGGGCCAGCCTGGGCACGGCTTGGGAGTTGGGGTGGGCGTACTCAAACGGCGTGCCGATCATTGCCGTTGTGCAACCTGGCGACCTGCACTGGCACGCGTTCATCATCCAGTCCTGCACCATCGTGCCGACGCTGGATGCGGCCATGCGGGAGTTGAAGGTGTTGCAGAAGGAGAGGAGCAGATGAGCACCGAGAAGGATAAGCAACGGGCGAGACGCTGGTGTGATGTGCTCTGTGCGTCATGTCATCGCATTGTGGAGAACCAAAAATGAACGAAACAAAAGGTATGCATCTTGATGCTGGAAAGCCTCAGGTTGATGGCATTGATCCAGTTTTTGTTTTGGCGGTTGGTGAGATCTTGGAATACGGCTCAAAGAAATACGCTAAACGGAACTGGCTGGCCGGAATCGAGTTCAGTCGTGTCTATGCCTCGGCCATGCGCCACTTGCTGCGCTGGTACAGCGGCGAGGACATCGACCCGGAGTCGGGCAAGCCGCACCTGTGGCACTGCGCGTGCAATCTGGCCTTTTTAATAAGCTATACCGAGCACGAGAAGTACGAGGAGTTCGATGACCGGCCGTTCAAGGCCAAGGAGAACAAGTGAAACGTACGCTGATCACAGTTGTGTTCTACGCCATCACCCTGCCATTTGTCGGTCTGGGCATCCTCGCGGCCCTGGTGCGGGGTGGAGTACTTCTGGGCATTGAGATCGTCAATGTCGTGGCCGCGTATGTGGGAGGAGAAGACGAATGATCTGGCGCGTGCGACTCACAGTCATAGAGAGCCGGTGGAACAACAACCAGCTGAGCATCGAGGCGGTTGTTGACGACACGGGCCGCACGGCAGCGGCGCAGGATGAGCTTCAGTGGCGCTTCGACCTGATGCGGGAGCAGTTGCAGAAGCACCTGGATGAGTGGCCGCTGGAGCGCCCGCCGCTCAGCACGAAGGAGGGCAAGTGAGCAAGAAGAAGCCCAAGACCTACCAGGTCCCGCAGGATCTGGAGGCGCTGGCGCTGGACATCGTGTTGTCGATCTTCAAGGACCTGGACATCGAGCTGGAGCCGGACGAGGCCCAGGCGCTGGCCCCGGTCCTGAAGGCAACCAAGAAGAAGCCCCGGAAGGGGCAGAAAGGCAGGTAGTATGCGTATGGCGTTTCTGTTGGGTCTGGTGTTCACGACGGCAGCTGTGCTCGGGATCGGTCTGTCGTGGGCGCTGCAGCCAACGCCGGCAGACGGGCCGCAGCTCCAGTACATCTACCAGGTCACGCTCGAGCCGAGCAAGGGTGGGCCGACGCTGATCTGCGCCGAGCTGCCGATAGAGCTAGGCAGCAGCATCGTCCGCATTAAGGACATCCGTGGCATGGTGGTCTTCATCCGCGATATCCCGCTGTACATCCTCCGCTCCGAGGAGCCCATGGACGTCGAGGCCCTGCGGCGGAAGCTGAACGAGTCCGTGCTCAAGACGCAGGAGGCGCGCACGTAATGCCGACCGGAAAATACGGCCACTCGGACGCGGGGAAAGGGGACCAGCGTAGGCCCAGCGACGTCTCCGAGGCCGAGTGGTCCAAGCGCTGGGATGCGGCGTTCGGACGGGACAAACCTGAAGTGAAGCCCCCGGTGGACGAAGAGGAGTAAAACAAAACGGCCCCGGTCAGCAGCAGTTGCTGGCCGGGGCCGTCCTGGAGGCGGCATGAGAGAGTTTTTTGTGTTAGGAGAAATATGCCTATCCCATCTCGAGATCTTCATGCGGAAAAAGTTCGGCAATGCCGACTCGCTGAGAGTGTGTGTCTGTTCCCCGGGCGGGGACCTGGGAGTTGCGTCTGCCTTTATCGATCTCTGGGGCCCGCTACGGGAGACAGGGAAACTACAAACCGTAGGCTTCGGGGATCTGTACTCATGTGCCCCGATGTTGATTGCTGCCGGGTCCCCCGGATCGAGGATGTGCTACAAGAATACAACGATCGGTTTGCACGAGCCGTACATCGATGACGCCGAGGTCATCACGGCCGAGAGCACGCGGGCGTTCCAGTCCATGGCGGACAAGTTCTATGTCCTGCTCGCAGACCTGACCGGGCGGCGCGTGTCGTTCTGGCGCCGGCGGCTGGTCGGTGGGCACATGCACTATCTCAGCCCCAAGGAGGCCGTGCGCCTGGGGCTGGTCGACCTGGTGTTGTAACCGAAAGGAGAACACGTGTACTCAGAACGGATACCCCTGTACGCGCCGACGACCGTACCGTGGCTGCCCTCGCACCTGCAGGACATCCACTGGAAAGACGCGGCCAAGGAGGCCGAAGACGCTCTGCACGATTGGCTGCGTCTGCCCAGCCACATCGGCGTGCTGCTCGTCGACCGGGCGACCCACGCCCTGGAGCTGGCGTTCGACCAGCTGTGCACCTGCGACCGGCACACCATCGTCCTGCCCGAGCGCACGTTCCGGGCGGTGCACGATGCGGCCTCTAGCAGTGACGCCGTGCAGGCCATCGAGTTCAACCCGATCTGCGACTGCAGCTGGTTGTCCGAGGGCTGGGCAATGCGAGAGGATTGCGTGTACGTGCCCTCGACGTTGGGGGGCACGGCGATCGACCTGCGCTGGTGCCGGTACAACATGGCGATCGTCTATGACTGCGCCCACACGGCGTACCCGGACATGTTCAAGGACTTCCCCTGGGCGCCCTACCGGCTGGCCGTCATGTCGTTCTTCCCGACCAAGCCCCTCGGTGCGTTCGGCGGCGGGGCGCTGATCGGGCCCAAGGACAACATCGAACGCCTACGCCCGCTCGCCTGGCCAATCACCTGGAGCCGTCCCTGCCGCTTCTATTATCCGCAGACCGTTCAATCCGCGGGGCTCATTGCGCGCATCGACTCATGGCTGGAGCAGCGGCGTGCGTACCAGGGGGGGATGTGGGCCAAGACGGCGACCGCAGTTGAGACGCTGTTCGGCGTGCAGCCCTGTTGGTGCCAGGGCGAGGGGTGGAGCCGCTGGATCTCCAGGGTGCCCGCCAGCCCCCACCTACTGACATACGCGCACACGCCTGCGCTGTTCAAGGCCTGTGTGCGGGCGAACCTCCAGACCGGATCGCACTACCCCGATCTGCGGGGCGACGGCACGGACACAGCGCGCATCTCGATCCCGTGGCATACGCCGGAGGTGGCGAAGCGCTTGCGTGAAGTTGCCCAGCAGGCCTGCGTCGACGCCTGTGTGTCAAAGTGCAGCGCACGGGTAGGGTTCTTTAGCCCTCCGGCGCCGAAACGGCAACCGTCCTGCCCCCGTTAGAGTCCCAGGTGCTGCATCATGAGCCGCTGCATCGCGGCGGGCATCGCCCCGATCTTGCCCTTCAGCGCGCCGAGCTGGTTGGCCGAGTACATGGTCTGGATGCGGCGCTGGATCTGCTGCAAGCAGGTCACAGCACCGACCATGTACTTGGCGCGCACCTCGGGCCGGAGCGCGGTGTCCGCGTACTGGAAGCACTGCTGGGCCGTCGTCGCGAGCTCGGCCAGATCACCGCGGCCGGCCATGTAGTTCGCGTCCGTCAGCTGGCGCCACATGTGCTCGACCTCGCTGCGGTTTGAGTGCGCCAGCGTGCTCGTCTCAATGTCGAAGAGGGCCATCGGCAGCTTGTCGAGCGGGATGTGCTCGATTTCGGAGTAGAGGTTGGCACTGGCCTGCTCGATGGCCAAGCGCAGCGCCCGCTCGTCCGACACCCCCACGTCCACCCACGTCTCGCCAATCAACACCTTCCCCGACTTCATCTCCTTGATCACACGGGCCGCCTCCCGGATCAGCACAGCGCGCTTCTCCGGGTCCGGCTCCTGTCCCGCCTTCAGGATTAGCGACCGCCGCTCCATCTCGTCGTCCGTCTGGGCATCACGCATGAGCGAGCCTAGGCGCTCGACGTTGGCGTACTTCAAGATCATGCGCGCGAACATCTCCCGGCGCGGAGTAGCCGAGACGGGCTGTCCGGTGAGTGTCCGCAGGCCGGCCATCAGGGCGCTCTTGTTGTGCTTCGTCAGGAGCGAGGACATCCCGACTGTTCCGGCCTCCTCGCCGGCCCGGAGCAGCACCCGAGGCACGACGGTGCTGAGCAGTTCCGACCCCAGCCCCTTCAACGGGGAGATGTCCGCAAAGCGCCCGTAGCTGACGGTGCGCTCGCGCACGTTCAGGCCCAGGCCGTGCGTCGTGACCATCTCGGCCAGCGGGTTGTTGGCCACGAAGTTACTGGCGTAGTTGCCCAGCGCGGCCATCGGAATCGAGGCAGCGTAGGGCAGGTTCTGCTCCTGCCACTCACCCATGCGATCGGCCAGCAGCTTGAATGCGCCGCTTGAGGACAGGAAGGGCGCCAGGTACGAGGCCTGGGACACGTTCCAGCGCAGCATGGTGTCGCCTACGTCCACGCGCAGCGTCGTGCACATCTCCTTCAGCTGGTCGGTCCAGGTGCGGGCCGACGTCGTGGCGAAGTACTCAGATGGCATGATGCCGTTCGCTGACATGTTGGCCATGTTCCAGACGAACGGGACGGAGCTCAGGGCCAGGAACTTGCCCGGGTCGTGGTACAGGGCGTTGGCCACAAGCCGGCCGGCCTCGTACGCGAAGCTGGGCACGAACGCGCCGAAGACCGGCACCGACTGCAGCGTGCGCACCCAGGGCGGGACGGCGCTGTAGTTCTGGAACAGCTCCTGGAGCGTGTCCAGGGCCCGCTCCTTGCTGTAGCCGCGGGCCGTGCGCAGGTAGTGGTACGTGGCGTAGCGGTAGCTCGGGTCGACCAGGCCGTACCGGTTGGCCAGCCACTGCGACAGCTGGGACTTCTCCGGGTTGGCCAGGGTGCGCCACGCCTCCTTGCCCAGGCTGGCCATGTCCACCTCGGGCGAGCGCATGTCCTGGAGCCGGAGCTCGCGCTGGAGCTCGCGGCGCTTGGTGTCCAGGGCCTCGAGCATGTCGCTGGCCCGGCGCGCCTCGGCGTCCTTGAGCTTGCCCTTGCTCATGACCAGCTCGAGCCGGGTGATGGCCGAGTCGGTGTTGAAGAGGTCGTTGACCAGCCGGTTCTGCTCAGCGCGGATGCCGTCCTTGACGCGCTTGCCCAAGGCCCCCCACGTAGTGGCCTCCTCCAGGTGGAGCTTCCCCGTCAGGCCGCCGGACGGCGTCAGGCCGCCGACCATGGCCACGTCGTTGAAGAGGGTGTGCTCGTCCAGGGCCCGGGCCGTCTCGGGCTCGCCCCTGTTCTTGCCGGCACCTTTGGCCATCTCGTCCAACAGGTCGTAGAAGCGGTGCCTGGCCTGATGAAACCGGGGGTCCCAGGGAGCGGCGCCGGACATTATCGAGCTGACGAGGCCGCCCAGGTGGTTGTTGACCCAGCTGCCCGGATTGCGGATGATGAAGTTGTGCCGCCACTGCTTGTCAACGCGGCGGGCGATGCGCGCGACCAGCCCCTCGGACTGCTCGCCGTACATGATCCTCTCCAGGTAACCCGTGGGCGTCCAGACCTCACCGATCTGCTGCTTGACGGACTCGGCGGCGGCGTCCATGACCTCGTGCCACTGGTCCCAGGTGTTCATCATGCGCAGCACGGACTTGTGGACGTAGAAGCCCTCGAGCGCGCCCCAGTCCTTGCCCACGAGCGCCTTATTGGTCCACTCCCGGCGCCGCTTCAGCGGCAGGTCCTGGACGTTGGTCCGCTTCAGGCCGGGCATCATGGCGACGTGGGCGAAGAAGTCGTCGCGCATGGCATCGGCGAACAGCCGGCGGATGCGGTCGACGCGCAGGGTGCCGTCCGTGCCCACGAACCCGAGGATGGCCGCTTCCTTCTCGCCCATGGCCTCATCGATGCCGAGGACGTCCTCCTTGCGGAGCTCATGGCTGTCGAGCTGCTCCTTGACCCAGCCGCGGGCCGCCTCGTTGGCCTTGGTCGCCTTGCCGCCGTTCTCCTCGAGGGTGAAGTACTTGACCTCACCCCCGCGCAGGCGTACCCGGGCGTGCCGGAAGGAGCGCTGGGCCTGGATGGCCTCGTGCTCCGGCAGCCGCGCCGGGCCGGTGTTGGCCTGCATCTCCGTCTCCCGGTTCAGGGGCGTCCCCTGGGCCCGAAACTTGGCCGCTTCGGTGTGCGCCAGGTAGTAGTGGTCCTCGTAGGGCGTGATCTTGAAGATGTCGGCCTGCTTCTTGGTCAGCTTGCCGCGCTGGACCATGAGGTCCAGGACCATGTTGCGCAGGTGGGCGTCGTCGAAGGCAATCTTGGCCAGCTCGCCCCCTACCGCGGAGGCCTCAAGCTCGCCGGACAGGATCTGGTTCAGGGTCCGCTGATCGCCCAGGGGCAGCCGGTTGATGTTGCGCTGCAGCCGGTTCAGCATCAGGGTGTTGATGTTGTTCTGCGCCGTGGTGTAGACGTCGACCAGCCCCATGGCCCGGTTGTAGTAGTGCGGGTTCTTCTTGAGGTTGATCAGCTCCAGGTACGTCGCCGCCGGCCCCGACTCCATCTGGGCCAGGTCGTTCATGGCCTCGGCGTGGCGCCGGGTCACCTGCAGCACCTGCTGGTGTGCCTCTGCCAGGGTCGGCACCTGGAACAGGGACTTGGGCATCTTCTGCCGGGCGAGCTCGCGGGCGCTGTCCCGCAGGCCGGCGCGCTGGGCAGCCGCCTGCTCATGCAGCTCGCCGGTCTTCGCCAGGATGTCCTGGGCCGTGGCGCCCTCGGGCAGTCCCGCGATCTTGGCCGCCCGCACGACGTCGCCCTTCTCCAGAGCCCGGGCCGTGCGGTTGATCCGGCGCTCGATCTTGTGCAGGGGCTTGGCCGCGGCCTCTTGGATGGCCGTGTAGTGCCGGGCCCAGACGGCGGGCAGTCCCAGGTCGTGGAGGATGCCCTCGCCGTGCGTCTCGACCAGGTCGAACATGCCGTCCACGAGGAAGCGCTGCACCTCGGGCGTGAGGTTGTGCCGGGTGCCGGCCTCGAGCCCCACCGTGCCATGCTGCCCGGAGATGTCGACCTTGCTGAGCTCCGTGATGTTGCGGATCTCGCTCTCGAGCTGGAGCCGGTGGTTGTCCATGGACGCCAGCTTGCGCTCGGCGCCGGCCTTGCGCTGGGCCATGGCCTGCTCTGCCTGGGCCCAGTAGTCCTTGGGCGCACCCTGGAAGCCGTTGCGCTCGGCGATCAGGTAGGCCTCCTTCTGGAGCGTCTCCTGGTGCCCGATCACGCGTAGGTCCGACTCCAGGCCCGCCTTCCGGATCTGGATGTACTCCTTGCCCCACTCGAACAGGGTGGCGACCTCGGCCACCGTCTCGCTGTGCGCGGCCAGGGCGGTCATGGCATCGCGCGCGCCCTTCGTGACGTGGGGGGCGACGTCGGCCAGCTTGACCGACCGGTCGAAGTACTCGAGCCAGCGCTGCCGCGACTCCGGCGCCATCAGCTTCTGGGCCATGTGGGAGTCCAGGGCCTTACGCCAGACGGGGAACATGCCCTTGGCGACGGCGTTGTGGGCATCGACGTAGAGCTCGGTCAGGGACCGGCCCATCTTCGTGGCCGCGGTCTTGTCCATCCGCAGGGCCGTCTCCAGCTGGGCCAGGCTGCCCACGTCCGACGCAAACTGCGCAGCCGCCTCGGCGCCGCCCGACCCGATGCTGAGCTTGGCGCGCGCGAAGGGCAGGAAGATCTGGCGGGCCTCGACGTCGGAGAGCATGGAGAGGTCCATGTTCCACAGGTCGTTGGCCCGCACCTCGCCCTTGCGCCCCTTGACGAGCAGCGCGGCCAGGGTGGATTCGCCCTTCGAGATCAGCTCCTCGGGGCGGGAGGCCCGGGCGCCGGTCTCGAGCTCGGACATGTACTTGTTCCAGTACGCCGAGACCTTGGCGGCCAGCGCGGGGTCCTTGTGCAGCTGGTTCAGCATCTTGACGACACGGCCCGGCCAGGCGCCCAGCAGGCGCACGAGCTTCGGGCTCATGTTCAGGACCTTGCCCATGCCCTGCCCGGCGACCGGGTTCAGGGCCATTTCAGCCAGGCCGGCCACGCGCACGGGCACGCCCGCGGCGACCATGGTATCGCCCACCTTGCCGGCGACCTTGCCCCACTTGCCGGCGACGGCGCCGAACGCGGCGAAGGTCATGGGATCCTCGAGGCCCAGCTGCGGGAGCCGTGCCAGGCCATCACCCACCGTCGAGGTCAGAAGCCAGAGGTCGTCCAGCCAGGTCGTCTCGCCGGCCAGGGTCCGCTCGGCGTAGCGCTGCTGCGTCGTCGCCGGGTCGTGCTTGTAGCCGATGACGTCCCGGGTGAAGCGCTCGAACACGGACGGCTCGGGCAGGACGAGGTTCAGGCCCTCGGGCTGCGGCGTGTTGAGGGCGGCCTCTGCGATCTCGGCCATGGCCGGCTGCAGGAGCGCCCGGTTCAGGCTGGCAACCCCGGTCTTCTTGACCAGGTAGTCCATGGCCTTGAGCGGCCACAGGATGGTGTTCGTGATCGGGGCGTTGGCCAGACCTTGGGCCAGCTTCTTGCTGTACTCCTGCTCGGCAAGCCCCCGCTGCCGGCTCCAGTCGGCCATGACGATGCTGGCCTCGGGGTCCCAGCCGCTGGGCCGGAGCTGGTCCAGCTTCTGCTGTCGCTCCAGGTCCTTGCCGGAGAGGTAGGTCTCGTAGGAGTCCAGGCGCGTGGACATAGCGCTCAGGGCAGCCCACTCCTCCTGGGTCCAGCCGCTGTTCGGCTCGTAGCCGCGGGGGCTGGCCAGCTCCCAGACCTTCCGCTCGGCCGCGGAGGGGCTGTTGATCGCCTTCCGGAATGCCCGGTGCCGCTCCGTGGGGTCCTCGATGTTGGCCAGCTCCCCGGTCAGCTTGGACACGTAGTCGCGCAGCTTGGGGTTCTGCTCGGCCTCGGGCAGGAGCTTGGTCAGGACGGTGCCCGGCCGCTCGGTGAGCAGCTCCTGCACCCGCTGCCGGGCGTTGAACTGGGTCAGCCTGGCCAGATCGCCCTGGCCGGCGTTGTTCTCGCGGTTCCACTGGAAGTCCAGGACCGTCTTGCGGTAGAAGGGCATGGTGCCGGGCAGGATGGTGCCGTCCTCGAGCATGTCCTGCTCGCCCACGGTCGCGCCCACGGCCTGCCACTTAAGGGCGTTGACGGCCTTCTGCCGCAGGCCATCGTAGCCGTACGCCAGGGCCTTGGCGAAGCTGTGCATGTCGGCCCTGGGCACGTCCTTGGCCTCGACGCCGTGCTGGTAGTAGTACCAGCGCGCGAGCCGTTCGTTGGCCCGCTGCGCCAGCTGGTGGCCGCCCCACGTCTGGTTGAGCAGGGCCGGGTTGTCGTAGGTCTTGCCCCACAGGTCGAAGAGGCGCATGTCCTCCTCAAACTGGCCGGTGCCCATGTTCGCCGGCGCGATCTTGAGCTGGGACAGCATCTTGTCCCGGACGCGGATGGAGACCGCGGCCTGATCCGGCTCCTTGAGCACCCCCTTGGTCACGGCCTCGTTCAGCCGCCCCATGGCCCGGAACTGCCTGGCCTGCTCGGGGGTCGCGCGCAGCTCCCATTCCGGCCCGAGCCAGCGCGTCAGGTACGCCTCGCCGCCCTCGATCAGGTCCTTGCGCCCGCCCTCGTACTTGACGCCGCGGCCGTCCAGGTGCTGCGTGAACTCCTGGAAGCGCTGGCGGTCCGCGTCCTCGGCGGCGACGAACTTCGCCCAGCCCTGCTCACCCTCCTGCCGCCGCACGCCCTGGCCGGCGCCCTGCAGCTCCTGGTCCTGATCGCCCGTGAACAGGGCCGTGAGCCGGGAGCCCATCATCTCGAGGGGGTACATCGCGCGCTCGGCGTCCTGGTAGACCTGCGCCTGCTGGATGGGCAGGGTCTGTTCCAGGACCTGGGGCGGGCCGACGTTGGGCACCAGGTCGTAGTCCGGGTTCTTGGACTCGTCCCCATCGGGCAGAGGCGTGGGCCCGGTCTGAAGCGGGGGTAGGGAATCCAACTGACGGGCGTAGGGGTTGGGCATTACTCAGCTCCGAGTTTGCTGTCGGTGTTACCCGTGGGGGCGGGCGCGGGGACGTACTGCTTGGTGTTCGCGTCGATGGACGCGAGGATGTTCTCGATCAGGCTCTCATGCAGGCCGGGCTTGTCAGTCTGGTTCTTGACAGCGCTGGCGATGTCCTGCCGCAGGGTCGCAATCAGGGCCGCGCGCTTGGCCGTGTCCGTCGTGCGCGAAAGGGCGGCATACGTCTGGCCGCGGCTGATCTGCTGGATCACCTTGCCGTAGGGCTCCAGGAGCGCGCGTGCCTTCTTGCCCTTGTCGACCGCGGCGGCCTCATCGCCCCGGACCGCGGCATCAGCGAGGTCGTTGGTGCTGAAGTCCAGGAACGTGTCCACCAGCTGCTTCTGGGACAGGACGGCGCTGCGCTCGACGTTGATGTCGGTGAGCTCCTGCCGCCAGCCCTCGAAGGACGAGAGCAGCTCCTCGAGCCGCTTCTGCGTCGTGCCCGAGGACTTGCCGATGGCGTCCTTGATGACGCTCATGGCGTTCGCCGCGCCCCCGCCGGACGCGAGGTTGCCGGCCAGCGCGGCCGAGATGGCCTCGTTGGTCACGACCTGCGACGAGGACAGCGCGGAGTGGAAGGCGCCCCGGATCGGCTCCTGCTTCTCGGCCAGGTTCTTCTCCCGGGCGTCGAGGTCGGCCAGCGACTCCTTGGGATCCACGCCCATGGCCGTCGTGCGGAAGATCTCGCGGTTGGCGGTCAGGAACTTGGCCACCTCGTCCGGCTTGGCCTTGCCCGCGGTGCTCTGCCCGGCGCCGTAGTTGCGCGCGATCTCAGACATGACCTTGGGCTCGTACCACTTGGACTCGAGGGCCTGCTGCTGGACGCCGTAGAAGGTCTTCTGCCCGGCGGGCGACAGCGTGGCCAGGCGCCGGTCGAGGTTCTGCTTGGCCATCTGGACCGCAGCGGGGTCGTCGCTGCGCAGGGCCTCGAGGTACGGGACGTAGGCCTCGGTGTTGAAGGTCTGGAACTCCTTCTTGCCCTCCTCGGCCTCCTTCCGCTGCACCTTGAACGCGTTCAGTTCCTCGGTGGCCGCGTCCAGGCGCACCTTGTTGAGCGCGCCCTCGGCGGCCCACTTCTGGCGCTCAAAGTCGAAGGTCTCCTTCTGGAACTTCATGCGCTGATCGAACTCGGCCTTCGCCTGCTTCAGCTGTGCCAGGCCCAGGGCGAACTGCCGCGCCTGGCCCTGGTACGCGTTCAGGGTCTGGACGAACTGGGAATAACTGCCTTCGTCGATGACGGGCATGGGCGTCTCCTATGCAAACTTCTTCGTGAGGTAACTGTACAGTCCGCCGCTACCCTTGATCTTGGCGCCGCCGAACATCTGGTCGATGAGCATGGCCAGGTCGCCGCCCTGCCCCACGGTCTGCCCGCGGGACGTCAGGCCACCGGCGATGTCGGCCAGGGCGTTGCCGAGCCCCTTGCCCTTGTAGCCCAGGTCGGCCCCCGTCTCGCGCGCGCGACCGAACGCCCCGGCGAGCTGGCCGGTGATGTCGAGGTTCTGCGTCGAGAGCAGGCCGCCGGCGAGGCTGGCGAGCGCCTGTCCGGACAAGCCCTTGTTCCCGAGGTCGAGGCTGTACATGTCGG containing:
- a CDS encoding DUF2934 domain-containing protein, with protein sequence MPNPYARQLDSLPPLQTGPTPLPDGDESKNPDYDLVPNVGPPQVLEQTLPIQQAQVYQDAERAMYPLEMMGSRLTALFTGDQDQELQGAGQGVRRQEGEQGWAKFVAAEDADRQRFQEFTQHLDGRGVKYEGGRKDLIEGGEAYLTRWLGPEWELRATPEQARQFRAMGRLNEAVTKGVLKEPDQAAVSIRVRDKMLSQLKIAPANMGTGQFEEDMRLFDLWGKTYDNPALLNQTWGGHQLAQRANERLARWYYYQHGVEAKDVPRADMHSFAKALAYGYDGLRQKAVNALKWQAVGATVGEQDMLEDGTILPGTMPFYRKTVLDFQWNRENNAGQGDLARLTQFNARQRVQELLTERPGTVLTKLLPEAEQNPKLRDYVSKLTGELANIEDPTERHRAFRKAINSPSAAERKVWELASPRGYEPNSGWTQEEWAALSAMSTRLDSYETYLSGKDLERQQKLDQLRPSGWDPEASIVMADWSRQRGLAEQEYSKKLAQGLANAPITNTILWPLKAMDYLVKKTGVASLNRALLQPAMAEIAEAALNTPQPEGLNLVLPEPSVFERFTRDVIGYKHDPATTQQRYAERTLAGETTWLDDLWLLTSTVGDGLARLPQLGLEDPMTFAAFGAVAGKWGKVAGKVGDTMVAAGVPVRVAGLAEMALNPVAGQGMGKVLNMSPKLVRLLGAWPGRVVKMLNQLHKDPALAAKVSAYWNKYMSELETGARASRPEELISKGESTLAALLVKGRKGEVRANDLWNMDLSMLSDVEARQIFLPFARAKLSIGSGGAEAAAQFASDVGSLAQLETALRMDKTAATKMGRSLTELYVDAHNAVAKGMFPVWRKALDSHMAQKLMAPESRQRWLEYFDRSVKLADVAPHVTKGARDAMTALAAHSETVAEVATLFEWGKEYIQIRKAGLESDLRVIGHQETLQKEAYLIAERNGFQGAPKDYWAQAEQAMAQRKAGAERKLASMDNHRLQLESEIRNITELSKVDISGQHGTVGLEAGTRHNLTPEVQRFLVDGMFDLVETHGEGILHDLGLPAVWARHYTAIQEAAAKPLHKIERRINRTARALEKGDVVRAAKIAGLPEGATAQDILAKTGELHEQAAAQRAGLRDSARELARQKMPKSLFQVPTLAEAHQQVLQVTRRHAEAMNDLAQMESGPAATYLELINLKKNPHYYNRAMGLVDVYTTAQNNINTLMLNRLQRNINRLPLGDQRTLNQILSGELEASAVGGELAKIAFDDAHLRNMVLDLMVQRGKLTKKQADIFKITPYEDHYYLAHTEAAKFRAQGTPLNRETEMQANTGPARLPEHEAIQAQRSFRHARVRLRGGEVKYFTLEENGGKATKANEAARGWVKEQLDSHELRKEDVLGIDEAMGEKEAAILGFVGTDGTLRVDRIRRLFADAMRDDFFAHVAMMPGLKRTNVQDLPLKRRREWTNKALVGKDWGALEGFYVHKSVLRMMNTWDQWHEVMDAAAESVKQQIGEVWTPTGYLERIMYGEQSEGLVARIARRVDKQWRHNFIIRNPGSWVNNHLGGLVSSIMSGAAPWDPRFHQARHRFYDLLDEMAKGAGKNRGEPETARALDEHTLFNDVAMVGGLTPSGGLTGKLHLEEATTWGALGKRVKDGIRAEQNRLVNDLFNTDSAITRLELVMSKGKLKDAEARRASDMLEALDTKRRELQRELRLQDMRSPEVDMASLGKEAWRTLANPEKSQLSQWLANRYGLVDPSYRYATYHYLRTARGYSKERALDTLQELFQNYSAVPPWVRTLQSVPVFGAFVPSFAYEAGRLVANALYHDPGKFLALSSVPFVWNMANMSANGIMPSEYFATTSARTWTDQLKEMCTTLRVDVGDTMLRWNVSQASYLAPFLSSSGAFKLLADRMGEWQEQNLPYAASIPMAALGNYASNFVANNPLAEMVTTHGLGLNVRERTVSYGRFADISPLKGLGSELLSTVVPRVLLRAGEEAGTVGMSSLLTKHNKSALMAGLRTLTGQPVSATPRREMFARMILKYANVERLGSLMRDAQTDDEMERRSLILKAGQEPDPEKRAVLIREAARVIKEMKSGKVLIGETWVDVGVSDERALRLAIEQASANLYSEIEHIPLDKLPMALFDIETSTLAHSNRSEVEHMWRQLTDANYMAGRGDLAELATTAQQCFQYADTALRPEVRAKYMVGAVTCLQQIQRRIQTMYSANQLGALKGKIGAMPAAMQRLMMQHLGL
- a CDS encoding ATP-dependent Clp protease proteolytic subunit, which translates into the protein MRKKFGNADSLRVCVCSPGGDLGVASAFIDLWGPLRETGKLQTVGFGDLYSCAPMLIAAGSPGSRMCYKNTTIGLHEPYIDDAEVITAESTRAFQSMADKFYVLLADLTGRRVSFWRRRLVGGHMHYLSPKEAVRLGLVDLVL
- a CDS encoding dATP/dGTP diphosphohydrolase domain-containing protein, which encodes MNETKGMHLDAGKPQVDGIDPVFVLAVGEILEYGSKKYAKRNWLAGIEFSRVYASAMRHLLRWYSGEDIDPESGKPHLWHCACNLAFLISYTEHEKYEEFDDRPFKAKENK
- a CDS encoding nucleoside 2-deoxyribosyltransferase, whose amino-acid sequence is MKHKLRCYLAGSVAHLTWDEAMRWRRAFAGRLRRAGFEPLIPCEAEKVARNNGPMVAADSTAPGCSNQEIFARDLNMLWDADVVVANLRGAERASLGTAWELGWAYSNGVPIIAVVQPGDLHWHAFIIQSCTIVPTLDAAMRELKVLQKERSR